The following coding sequences lie in one Erythrolamprus reginae isolate rEryReg1 unplaced genomic scaffold, rEryReg1.hap1 H_3, whole genome shotgun sequence genomic window:
- the LOC139155557 gene encoding protein BUD31 homolog codes for MPKVKRSRKPPPDGWELIEPTLDELDQKMREAETEPHEGKRKVESLWPIFRIHHQKTRYIFDLFYKRKAISRELYEYCIKEGYADKNLIAKWKKQGYENLCCLRCIQTRDTNFGTNCICRVPKSKLEVGRIIECTHCGCRGCSG; via the exons ATGCCCAAGGTGAAAAGGAGCAGAAAGCCACCTCCGGATGGCTGGGAATTGATTGAACCAACCTTAGATGAGCTGGATCAAAAAATGAGAGaag CTGAGACCGAGCCGcatgaagggaaaagaaaagtggAATCTCTGTGGCCCATCTTCAGAATACATCATCAGAAAACCCGCTATATCTTTGATCTCTTCTACAAAAGGAAAGCCATTAGCAGAG AATTATACGAATATTGCATCAAAGAAGGTTACGCAGACAAAAACTTGATTGCCAAATGGAAGAAACAAGGATACGAAAATCTCTGCTGTTTACGCTGCATCCAGACCCGTGATACCAATTTTGGAACCAACTGCATTTGTAGAGTGCCCAAGAGTAAACTTGAAGTG GGAAGAATAATTGAGTGCACTCACTGCGGCTGTCGGGGCTGCTCTGGATGA
- the LOC139155554 gene encoding pentatricopeptide repeat-containing protein 1, mitochondrial-like → MTVSQRMCRGFSAIFTQKGSVCPWICSIHRFRDVPGSKKWIWPPSLQSTAFLDRRLISTSLPVYKLHNRDLEEMARSSEALSKDEEEEEKFDADESFGLLTQKYPPKPFSQKASTDSHNLRLQAKKEEEEEEEELEIKPRWGPRNTPYWYFLQCKALIKENKLAEALELFEVQMLKEERLWPEEFNYTVLIGGCGRVGYLKKALKLYNDMKKRDLTPTIATYTALFNACAETPWKDNGLQSALKLRQELIQKGIELNPTAYRALLKCCALCSDLHMCFDILKEMVAKGHQITTDTFNILLMGCINDKENGFRYALQVWQQMAKLNLKPDLYTYNLMLSAAKYCGIGDPEVASTLLLRPSEKRSTHLRLNAGREQGTKGQRKKRAIVPASMLSDVEALEQNMFPGDGPKTERPDRNRAGAKPKSSDRSNLSDCDTNRSSLISYQNQLVPEPRAGNSSSEPAIPSPNLLDLQSLAPHVVSLGTVATPSDRLALMGNMEGFLKKMKDDKVAGNIRTFVLLAENVEVNSPSESSLLAVMKENGVKPDVAFFNTLIRKKSKKADLEAAKSLLPLMLQNGLSPDLYTFCNLAIACRKYKEGMQLLSDMKLSGIKPNVQIYGALINAAVRRLNYTYLVEILKDMSRNQVAPNEFIVNMLEFAAQYPPNYDKYQKKDHYLEKIDGFRDFYFRWLKWMPGQETPHPWTRYQYKNLAQSKGGTKMEQDQGSQELK, encoded by the exons ATGACGGTTTCTCAGCGGATGTGCCGGGGCTTCTCTGCAATATTTACCCAGAAAGGGTCTGTCTGTCCTTGGATTTGTTCCATTCACCGTTTCAGAGACGttcctggaagcaaaaaatggatATGGCCTCCAAGCCTACAATCCACAGCTTTTCTGGACCGGAGGCTGATCAGCACGTCGCTGCCAGTCTATAAATTACACAACAGAGATCTGGAGGAGATGGCGAGATCGTCGGAAGCGCTTTctaaagatgaagaagaagaggagaaatttGATGCTGATGAAAGCTTTGGGTTGTTAACTCAGAAATATCCTCCCAAGCCCTTTTCTCAGAAGGCTTCGACTGATTCTCACAACTTACGACTCCAAgccaaaaaagaggaggaagaagaggaggaggagctagaAATAAAACCCAGATGGGGTCCAAGAAATACTCCATACTGGTATTTTTTGCAGTGCAAAGCGTTGATAAAGGAAAATAAG CTTGCTGAGGCTCTCGAGCTCTTTGAGGTACAGATGCTGAAGGAAGAACGTCTCTGGCCCGAAGAGTTCAACTACACAGTGCTGattggtggatgtggcagggtTGGGTACCTGAAGAAGGCCTTAAAGCTCTACAATGAT ATGAAAAAGCGAGACCTGACGCCTACGATTGCCACATACACGGCCCTCTTCAACGCCTGCGCAGAGACACCCTGGAAAGACAATGGTCTGCAGAGCGCCCTTAAGTTACGACAGGAACTGATCCAAAAAGGCATAGAGTTGAATCCAACTGCGTATCGCGCTTTATTGAAATGCTGTGCTTTGTGTTCGGATCTCCACATGTGCTTTGATATATTAAAg GAAATGGTGGCAAAAGGCCATCAAATCACCACGGATACTTTCAACATCCTGCTCATGGGATGTATAAACGACAAGGAGAACGGGTTCCGCTATGCTTTACAG GTTTGGCAGCAGATGGCCAAGCTGAACCTCAAACCTGACCTGTACACTTACAACTTGATGCTGTCGGCTGCCAAATACTGTGGCATCGGTGACCCCGAGGTGGCTTCTACATTGCTACTAAGACCCTCAGAGAAGCGCTCGACCCACCTGAGGCTGAATGCTGGCAGGGAGCAAGGCACAAAAggtcagagaaagaaaagagccATCGTTCCGGCTTCCATGCTATCGGACGTCGAAGCTCTGGAACAAAACATGTTCCCAGGAGACGGTCCTAAAACGGAGAGGCCTGATAGAAACCGAGCAGGTGCCAAGCCAAAGTCAAGCGATCGCTCCAACTTATCAGACTGCGATACAAACAGGAGTTCGTTGATCTCTTATCAGAACCAGCTGGTTCCGGAACCAAGGGCAGGAAACTCCTCCTCGGAGCCTGCCATCCCCTCCCCTAACTTGCTGGATTTGCAGAGCCTGGCCCCACACGTGGTTTCCTTGGGGACGGTGGCCACGCCTTCTGACCGACTGGCTCTGATGGGGAACATGGAAGGCTtcttaaaaaaaatgaaggacGACAAGGTGGCGGGGAACATCCGGACGTTCGTATTGCTGGCCGAAAACGTGGAAGTCAACAGCCCATCAGAATCGTCTTTGCTGGCCGTCATGAAGGAGAACGGCGTGAAACCAGACGTGGCTTTTTTTAATACGTTGATcaggaaaaagagcaagaaagccgATCTGGAGGCGGCAAAG AGCTTGCTGCCTTTAATGCTGCAAAACGGACTTTCGCCAGACCTGTACACATTTTGCAACTTAGCCATTGCCTGCCGCAAATATAAAGAAGGGATGCAGCTCCTGTCAGACATGAAG CTGTCTGGAATAAAACCCAACGTGCAAATCTACGGCGCGTTGATAAACGCAGCGGTGAGGCGACTGAATTACACTTACCTCGTAGAGATCCTTAAAGACATGAGCAGGAATCAGGTGGCTCCAAATGAATTTATTGTTAACATGCTGGAGTTTGCAGCCCAGTATCCTCCTAATTATGATAAG TACCAGAAAAAGGATCACTATCTAGAGAAAATTGATGGCTTCCGAGATTTCTATTTCCGTTGGCTTAAGTGGATGCCCGGGCAAGAAACACCACATCCTTGGACAAGATACCAATATAAGAATTTGGCACAAAGCAAAGGTGGCACCAAGATGGAACAGGATCAAGGCAGCCAGGAGCTAAAATAA
- the LOC139155564 gene encoding cleavage and polyadenylation specificity factor subunit 4 produces MQELIANVDHIKFDLEIAVEQQLGAQPLPFPGMDKSGAAVCDFFLKAACGKGGMCPFRHISGEKTVVCKHWLRGLCKKGDQCEFLHEYDMTKMPECYFYSKYGECSNKECPFLHIDPESKIKDCPWYDRGFCKHGPLCRHRHTRRVICVNYLVGFCPEGPACKFMHPRFELPMGTTEQPPLPPPTQPQQKQNNNVPLQRSSSLIQLTSQKSSPNQQRTPQVIGVMQSQNNSIGNRGPRPLEQVTCYKCGEKGHYANRCTKGHLAFLSGQ; encoded by the exons ATGCAGGAGCTGATCGCCAACGTGGACCACATCAAGTTCGACTTGGAGATTGCGGTGGAGCAACAGCTgggcgcccagccgctgcccttCCCGGGCATGGACA AGTCGGGTGCCGCCGTCTGCGATTTCTTTTTAAAGGCAGCCTGTGGGAAAG GGGGGATGTGTCCATTCCGGCACATCAGTGGTGAAAAGACAGTGGTTTGTAAACACTGGTTACGAGGTCTGTGCAAAAAAGGGGACCAGTGTGAATTCTTGCACGAGTATGACATGACCAAGATGCCAGAATGTTACTTCTATTCAAAATACG GGGAATGCAGCAACAAGGAGTGTCCATTCTTGCACATCGACCCAGAATCTAAAATCAAAGACTGCCCTTGGTATGACCGAGGTTTCTGTAAACACG GTCCTCTCtgcagacacagacacacaaggCGTGTTATTTGTGTGAATTACCTGGTAGGCTTCTGTCCGGAAGGCCCTGCGTGCAAATTCATGCA tCCTCGGTTTGAACTTCCCATGGGAACGACAGAGCAACCGCCACTGCCGCCTCCAACGCAGCCACAACAAAAA CAAAACAACAACGTGCCATTGCAAAGGTCATCCTCTCTTATCCAGCTGACAAGTCAGAAGTCTTCCCCCAACCAACAGAGGACCCCACAGGTCATTGGGGTCATGCAGTCCCAAAACAACAGCATAGGGAACAGAGGCCCTCGCCCCCTGGAACAAGTCACCTGTTATAAG TGTGGTGAAAAAGGACATTACGCCAACAGATGTACCAAAGGACATTTGGCTTTCCTTAGTGGACAATGA